A region from the Chloroflexota bacterium genome encodes:
- a CDS encoding alcohol dehydrogenase catalytic domain-containing protein: protein MKAAVVRGIGHIEVADVPMPEPGAGEVLIRVAYCGICGSDMEAYHAGMYAPGLILGHEFSGVIVEAGPDVVDWKPGDRVVVNDAIPCGQCLPCREGRLDACESLYMIGVTHDGAMAEYCVAPVRGVHRLPEGVSLRRGALVEPLSVALHGVHRSRLKPGDRALVMGAGPIGLLTLQCALLAGARRVAVTEVDSTRASLARKLGAALVLDPTRDNVNVALSALTDGQGPDVIYVCTGAPQPYRDAISLVRKGGQIFILGLCVEPVEADFMSVALGDLCIEGSLAGRAAFPAAIDFVAQGRVDVESLVTHEIALDDVVDKGFRFLDTPGSGAVKVLVRIAGEQPAGG, encoded by the coding sequence ATGAAAGCGGCGGTTGTGCGGGGAATCGGACACATTGAGGTCGCCGACGTGCCCATGCCCGAACCCGGCGCGGGCGAGGTGCTCATCCGCGTGGCCTATTGCGGCATCTGCGGGTCCGACATGGAGGCGTACCACGCCGGCATGTACGCGCCCGGGTTGATTCTCGGGCACGAGTTCTCGGGCGTCATCGTTGAGGCAGGGCCCGACGTGGTGGACTGGAAGCCCGGCGACCGCGTCGTGGTCAACGACGCCATCCCCTGCGGCCAGTGCCTGCCCTGCCGCGAGGGGCGACTGGACGCGTGCGAGAGCCTGTACATGATCGGCGTAACCCACGACGGGGCCATGGCCGAATACTGCGTCGCGCCGGTGCGCGGGGTGCATCGCCTGCCCGAGGGCGTGAGCCTGCGCCGCGGCGCGCTGGTGGAGCCGCTGTCGGTGGCGCTGCACGGCGTGCACCGCTCGCGGCTCAAGCCGGGCGACCGCGCCTTGGTCATGGGCGCCGGGCCTATCGGCCTGCTCACGCTACAGTGCGCGCTCCTGGCCGGCGCGCGGCGGGTGGCTGTAACCGAGGTGGATTCCACGCGCGCGTCGCTGGCGCGGAAACTGGGCGCGGCGCTCGTCCTGGACCCGACGCGGGACAACGTGAACGTGGCGCTGTCGGCCCTGACCGACGGGCAAGGCCCCGACGTCATCTACGTCTGCACGGGCGCGCCCCAGCCCTATCGCGACGCCATCTCCCTGGTGCGGAAGGGCGGGCAAATCTTCATCCTCGGCCTGTGCGTGGAGCCGGTGGAGGCCGACTTCATGAGCGTGGCCCTGGGCGACCTGTGCATTGAGGGGAGCCTGGCGGGCCGCGCCGCGTTTCCTGCGGCCATTGACTTCGTGGCCCAGGGGCGCGTGGATGTGGAATCGCTGGTAACCCACGAGATCGCACTGGACGACGTGGTGGACAAGGGGTTCAGGTTTCTGGACACCCCTGGTTCGGGCGCGGTCAAGGTACTCGTCCGAATCGCCGGGGAGCAACCCGCGGGCGGCTGA
- a CDS encoding SCP2 sterol-binding domain-containing protein, whose product MKLASLEYLEEVKRRSNADPQYLELAKGNNESYTLVLEPEPAQGVHERIIIGFDNVDGKMNEVWIGERPTLFTLSAPYGVWVDILRGKMGATKAITMRKLKTQGPFLQLLQGANRIIRWVEILTTIPTEFEGNYAQYNLPGK is encoded by the coding sequence ATGAAACTCGCCAGCCTGGAGTATTTGGAAGAAGTCAAGAGGCGCTCCAATGCAGACCCGCAGTATCTGGAACTGGCCAAGGGCAACAACGAGTCGTACACCCTGGTGCTGGAGCCGGAGCCGGCGCAGGGCGTCCACGAGCGCATCATCATCGGGTTTGACAACGTGGACGGCAAGATGAACGAGGTGTGGATCGGCGAGCGGCCGACGTTGTTCACCCTGTCGGCACCCTATGGCGTGTGGGTGGACATCCTGCGCGGCAAGATGGGCGCCACCAAGGCCATCACCATGCGCAAACTCAAGACGCAAGGCCCGTTCCTGCAACTCCTGCAGGGCGCCAACCGCATCATCCGCTGGGTGGAAATCCTGACGACCATCCCCACGGAGTTTGAGGGCAACTACGCCCAGTACAACCTGCCGGGGAAGTAG